One genomic region from Streptomyces sp. NBC_00582 encodes:
- a CDS encoding DUF885 domain-containing protein, which yields MSAGSRAVREVADAYVTGLAGVDPGIATYLGAPVGREEMPDLSPEGRARMDDLSRATLRDLDRAEQAGGPLAAVERRCGRLLRERLGADLAVSADDEYLREIVNVFGLQQRAQDIFQLMPTATADDWAAVARRMNRVSWMLDGFRESLTRALQKDGFVAAPRQVRVVADQLDAWIRDHDGRGWHAGFCADADVPAPLRAELDGAAGRAVAALAGLRDWLRADYLPDAEAQPDGVGVDRYRTWARFWTGADLDLHETYAWAWGEYRRIRAEMRAEAEAVLPGATPREAMRHLDLHGEAVDGVEEVRLRLQSWMDEALDALDGTHFELAPPVRVVEAAIAPAGTGSAAYYTPPSVDFSRPGRTWLPTQGRTRFPLWSLRSVWFHEGVPGHHLQLAQWRHLKDRLSTYQAGLGAVDACTEGWAMYAERLMDELGHLRTPGERLGFLDWQMLRAVRVLIDIGAHLTLDLPKDSPVGAGLAWTPELAKEFLAVHSGQSAAFVDSEIGRYLGLPGQAIAYKLGERAWLDGRSAARAAHAARGERLDLKSWHTAALSLGPLGLDDLQDELSRL from the coding sequence ATGTCTGCCGGCTCCCGCGCGGTGCGCGAGGTGGCCGACGCCTACGTCACGGGGCTCGCCGGGGTGGACCCGGGGATCGCCACCTATCTGGGCGCCCCGGTGGGCCGGGAGGAGATGCCCGACCTGTCGCCCGAGGGCCGTGCCCGGATGGACGACCTGTCCCGCGCGACGCTCCGCGACCTGGACCGGGCCGAGCAGGCCGGAGGGCCCCTGGCCGCCGTGGAGCGACGGTGCGGGCGGCTGTTGCGCGAGCGGCTGGGGGCCGACCTGGCCGTCAGCGCCGACGACGAGTACCTGCGGGAGATCGTCAACGTCTTCGGTCTGCAGCAACGTGCCCAGGACATCTTCCAGTTGATGCCGACGGCCACCGCCGACGACTGGGCGGCGGTGGCCCGCCGGATGAACCGGGTGTCCTGGATGCTCGACGGCTTCCGGGAGTCCCTGACCCGCGCGCTGCAGAAGGACGGGTTCGTCGCGGCGCCGCGACAGGTCCGCGTCGTCGCCGACCAGCTCGACGCGTGGATCCGCGACCACGACGGCCGGGGCTGGCACGCCGGCTTCTGCGCGGACGCCGACGTACCGGCGCCGCTACGGGCCGAACTCGACGGGGCGGCGGGCCGGGCCGTCGCCGCGCTGGCCGGGCTGCGGGACTGGCTGCGCGCCGACTACCTCCCGGACGCCGAGGCACAGCCCGACGGCGTGGGCGTCGACCGGTACCGCACCTGGGCCCGGTTCTGGACGGGCGCCGACCTCGATCTGCACGAGACGTACGCGTGGGCCTGGGGCGAGTACCGAAGGATCCGGGCCGAGATGCGCGCCGAGGCCGAGGCCGTGCTGCCCGGGGCCACCCCGCGCGAGGCGATGCGCCACCTCGATCTGCACGGCGAGGCGGTGGACGGGGTGGAGGAGGTCCGGCTGCGGCTGCAGAGCTGGATGGACGAGGCGCTCGACGCACTCGACGGCACCCACTTCGAACTGGCGCCGCCGGTACGGGTCGTGGAGGCCGCGATCGCCCCGGCCGGCACGGGCTCGGCGGCGTACTACACCCCGCCGAGCGTGGACTTCTCGCGCCCCGGCCGGACCTGGCTGCCGACCCAGGGCCGCACCCGGTTCCCGCTGTGGAGCCTGCGCAGCGTCTGGTTCCACGAGGGCGTGCCGGGCCACCATCTGCAACTGGCCCAGTGGCGGCACCTCAAGGACCGGTTGTCGACGTACCAGGCCGGCCTCGGCGCCGTCGACGCCTGCACCGAGGGCTGGGCGATGTACGCGGAGCGGCTGATGGACGAGCTCGGTCATCTGCGCACCCCCGGCGAGCGCCTCGGCTTCCTCGACTGGCAGATGCTGCGCGCCGTACGGGTCCTGATCGACATCGGCGCCCATCTCACCCTCGACCTCCCGAAGGACTCCCCGGTCGGCGCGGGCCTGGCCTGGACGCCGGAGCTCGCGAAGGAGTTCCTCGCCGTCCACAGCGGGCAGTCGGCCGCGTTCGTGGACAGCGAGATCGGACGCTATCTGGGCCTGCCCGGGCAGGCGATCGCCTACAAGCTGGGGGAGCGGGCCTGGCTGGACGGCCGGTCCGCGGCCCGCGCGGCGCACGCGGCGCGCGGCGAGCGGCTGGACCTGAAGTCCTGGCACACGGCCGCGTTGTCGCTCGGCCCGCTCGGACTCGACGACCTCCAGGACGAACTGTCCCGGCTGTAG
- a CDS encoding trans-sulfuration enzyme family protein, translated as MTHARFTTLAVSGSYDHAEAARHLGSLSEPAHLATAQSFPSMEAMLAATAEDGDGWVYARRGNPTVRLLEQTVAALEGYRVDAEVSAALTATGMGAITLATMPLLSAAAGPKPNIVASPQCYGSTTMVFDKRYGEERDVDVRWVGDPLSVEDWAGLVDDGTRFLYAEVPSNPTVQLVDIPALAALARQARIPLIVDATLATPALLRPLALGADVVVHSLTKAAGASGRSMGGAVIARHGLGLRGQPEELSADYAGHLRRGSLRDMGAVLSPFNAWTILADIRELRGRVDTMSRTAHGVAEYLARHPGVVEVFYPGLESHRSHHIARRDMWLVDSELDGGEAENRFGFLVCFRPAGGVRAAHEVMDRLGLVWRANNLGQVRSTATIPGATTHKQAADADPARAPVPPDMVRLSIGIEHLDDIVGDLDQALRGR; from the coding sequence ATGACGCACGCACGGTTCACGACCCTGGCCGTCAGCGGGTCCTACGACCACGCGGAGGCGGCCCGGCACCTCGGGTCCCTGAGCGAGCCCGCCCATCTGGCGACCGCGCAGAGCTTCCCGTCGATGGAGGCCATGCTCGCCGCCACCGCGGAGGACGGCGACGGCTGGGTGTACGCCCGCCGCGGCAACCCGACGGTCCGCCTCCTGGAGCAGACCGTGGCGGCCCTGGAGGGCTACCGGGTCGACGCCGAGGTGAGCGCCGCCCTCACCGCGACCGGGATGGGCGCGATCACCCTCGCCACGATGCCGCTGCTGTCCGCGGCCGCCGGGCCCAAGCCCAACATCGTGGCCTCACCGCAGTGTTACGGCTCCACCACCATGGTCTTCGACAAGCGGTACGGGGAGGAACGGGACGTCGACGTGCGCTGGGTCGGCGACCCGCTGTCCGTCGAGGACTGGGCCGGCCTCGTCGACGACGGGACCCGGTTCCTCTACGCGGAGGTCCCGTCGAACCCGACGGTGCAGCTCGTCGACATCCCGGCGCTGGCGGCGCTGGCCCGGCAGGCCCGGATCCCGCTCATCGTCGACGCGACCCTCGCGACCCCGGCGCTGCTGCGCCCGCTGGCCCTCGGCGCGGACGTCGTGGTGCACTCGCTCACCAAGGCGGCCGGCGCCAGCGGCCGGAGCATGGGCGGGGCGGTGATCGCCCGGCACGGCCTGGGGCTGCGCGGGCAGCCCGAGGAGCTCTCCGCCGACTACGCGGGCCACTTGCGCCGCGGGTCCCTGCGGGACATGGGCGCGGTCCTCAGCCCGTTCAACGCCTGGACCATCCTCGCCGACATCCGGGAACTGCGCGGCCGGGTGGACACCATGTCCCGCACCGCGCACGGGGTGGCCGAGTACCTCGCCCGGCATCCGGGCGTCGTCGAGGTCTTCTACCCGGGGCTGGAGAGCCACCGGTCCCACCACATCGCCCGGCGGGACATGTGGCTGGTCGACAGCGAGCTGGACGGGGGAGAGGCGGAGAACCGGTTCGGATTCCTCGTCTGCTTCCGCCCGGCCGGCGGTGTCCGGGCCGCGCACGAGGTGATGGACCGCCTCGGGCTCGTCTGGCGGGCGAACAACCTCGGCCAGGTCAGGAGCACGGCGACGATTCCCGGGGCCACCACGCACAAGCAGGCCGCGGACGCCGATCCCGCCCGGGCCCCGGTACCGCCCGACATGGTCAGGCTGAGCATCGGGATCGAGCACCTGGACGACATCGTCGGCGACCTCGACCAGGCGCTGCGGGGGCGGTGA
- a CDS encoding lysine N(6)-hydroxylase/L-ornithine N(5)-oxygenase family protein, which produces MTDRTTARATAPASEPVDVLGVGFGPANLSLAIALQEDLPQSNAFFLEAAHHPVWQGGLLLDGSNMQNHPNRDLVTLRNPRSRYSFLNYLFEQGRLIEHLNLPLEFPLRKEYAQYIDWATRQFRPQVAFGARATDVAVAEVDGTPEYVVTCADGTRHRARSLVVGTGRTPFVPAPFAGLDTPRVCHLTRYLHTVRGLDRPPRSIAVIGGSQSAVEIVLDLAHRFPQARVVSYVRKFGLRLKDTSPFSEEGFFPSFTDYYYRASRASKNELDAYMRPTNYSSTDADVLHHLYALMYEQRLDGDQRVFVRGNSEVRTAQADGTGVRLEVEEVHTGEVSTDHADLVILATGFRDLGPDRHQEAYPALLAGVIDRFRFDDDGYLAVEPDYQLRPRADGTPPLFLNGLCESSHGIGDAGSFSLLSLRAATILDGLRKQGIA; this is translated from the coding sequence ATGACTGATCGAACCACCGCCCGGGCGACCGCGCCGGCCTCCGAACCCGTGGATGTGCTCGGCGTCGGGTTCGGACCCGCGAACCTGTCGCTCGCCATCGCCCTGCAGGAGGACCTCCCGCAGTCGAACGCCTTCTTCCTGGAGGCCGCACACCACCCCGTGTGGCAGGGGGGACTGCTGCTGGACGGTTCCAACATGCAGAACCACCCCAACCGCGATCTCGTCACCCTGCGCAACCCGCGCAGTCGCTACAGCTTCCTCAACTACCTCTTCGAGCAGGGCCGGCTCATCGAGCACCTGAACCTGCCCCTGGAGTTCCCGCTGCGCAAGGAGTACGCGCAGTACATCGACTGGGCCACCCGGCAGTTCCGGCCGCAGGTCGCCTTCGGCGCGCGGGCGACGGACGTCGCCGTGGCCGAGGTCGACGGCACCCCGGAGTACGTGGTGACCTGCGCGGACGGCACACGGCACCGGGCCCGCTCGCTGGTGGTGGGCACCGGACGCACCCCGTTCGTCCCCGCGCCCTTCGCCGGGCTGGACACCCCGCGGGTGTGCCATCTCACCCGGTATCTGCACACCGTGCGAGGGCTCGACCGGCCCCCGAGGTCGATCGCCGTCATCGGCGGCAGCCAGAGCGCCGTCGAGATCGTCCTCGATCTCGCGCACCGCTTCCCGCAGGCCCGCGTCGTCTCCTACGTGCGGAAGTTCGGGCTGCGGCTCAAGGACACCAGCCCGTTCAGCGAGGAGGGCTTCTTCCCCTCGTTCACGGACTACTACTACCGCGCGAGCCGGGCGAGCAAGAACGAGCTCGACGCTTACATGCGCCCCACCAACTACTCGTCGACCGACGCCGACGTCCTGCACCACCTGTACGCGCTGATGTACGAGCAGCGCCTGGACGGCGACCAGCGGGTGTTCGTCCGCGGCAACAGCGAGGTGCGGACCGCGCAGGCGGACGGCACGGGCGTGCGCCTGGAGGTGGAGGAGGTCCACACCGGGGAGGTGTCGACGGACCACGCGGACCTGGTGATCCTCGCGACCGGGTTCCGCGACCTCGGACCGGACCGGCACCAGGAGGCGTACCCGGCGCTGCTCGCCGGTGTGATCGACCGGTTCCGGTTCGACGACGACGGCTATCTGGCCGTCGAGCCGGACTACCAGCTGCGGCCCCGAGCCGACGGCACGCCACCGCTGTTCCTCAACGGGCTGTGCGAGTCGAGCCATGGCATCGGCGACGCGGGATCGTTCAGCCTGCTGTCGCTGCGGGCCGCGACGATTCTCGACGGCCTGCGCAAGCAGGGCATCGCGTGA
- a CDS encoding non-ribosomal peptide synthetase, which yields MTIDDWRNATITDLFDATVRRRPEATALRFDGVDMSYAELDRRAELLARHLRALGVGTESVVGLFVERSFEMIVALVGILKAGGAYLPVHQNEPPERFRYMLEQADARVLLTHDRLSDRVPEIDGTVVNLDHPWETDPVEGPIAPGTGPDNLAYICYTSGSTGMPKGVGVRHRGVVRLVQDGDYASLTSDETFLQFCSLRFDPSAFEIWGSLLNGAKLVVYPPGTVAMHELAAFLERERITTLWLTTGLFHRLVDDHLDSMAGLRQMLGGGEPLSPLHMNTLRRAYPELLVVNGYGPTEDTCFTSCHVLTEEVGDSVPIGRAVTDTRLYVLDERLEPVPEGEWGLLYTAGSGVARGYVGRPALTAERFVPDPFVPGERMYSIGDVVRLGADGALEFRGRADDQVKVDGYRIEPGEVAAALSGLPELKEAVVLARDDVMPGRKVLVAYVVPDEPSEGLVARLRLALHHKLPRYMHPSVVVVMDAFPLTLGSKTDRRALPAPAHLPRTVDTPYMTPRTPVEELLADLLADALALQEVGVDDEFFEMGGNSLLAMDVLARVRTLLHVDLPAAEFFEAATVAGMADLIERHAPGAAALVGAGAPSSPVRVGASLG from the coding sequence ATGACCATTGACGACTGGCGGAACGCGACCATCACCGACCTGTTCGACGCAACGGTGCGCCGTCGCCCCGAGGCGACCGCCCTGCGCTTCGACGGCGTCGACATGAGCTACGCGGAGCTCGACCGGCGGGCCGAGCTGCTGGCCCGGCACCTGCGCGCGCTCGGCGTGGGCACGGAGAGCGTGGTCGGCCTGTTCGTCGAGCGCTCGTTCGAGATGATCGTCGCGCTCGTCGGCATCCTGAAGGCGGGCGGCGCCTATCTGCCCGTGCACCAGAACGAACCACCGGAGCGGTTCCGTTACATGCTGGAGCAGGCGGACGCCCGGGTCCTGCTGACCCACGACCGGCTGAGCGACCGGGTGCCCGAGATCGACGGCACCGTGGTCAACCTCGACCACCCGTGGGAGACGGACCCCGTCGAGGGGCCGATCGCACCCGGCACCGGTCCCGACAACCTCGCCTACATCTGCTACACCTCCGGCTCGACCGGGATGCCCAAGGGCGTGGGCGTGCGCCACCGCGGTGTGGTCCGTCTGGTGCAGGACGGCGACTACGCCTCACTGACCTCGGACGAGACGTTCCTGCAGTTCTGCTCGCTGCGCTTCGACCCGTCCGCCTTCGAGATCTGGGGATCGCTGCTCAACGGGGCCAAGCTGGTCGTGTATCCGCCGGGCACGGTGGCGATGCACGAACTGGCCGCGTTCCTGGAGCGGGAGCGGATCACCACGCTGTGGCTGACCACCGGCCTGTTCCACCGGCTGGTCGACGACCATCTCGACAGCATGGCCGGGCTGCGCCAGATGCTCGGCGGCGGGGAGCCGCTGTCCCCCCTGCACATGAACACGCTGCGCCGGGCCTACCCGGAGCTGCTGGTGGTCAACGGCTACGGCCCCACCGAGGACACCTGCTTCACCTCCTGCCATGTGCTGACCGAGGAGGTCGGCGACAGCGTGCCGATCGGCCGCGCGGTCACCGACACCCGGCTGTACGTCCTGGACGAGAGGCTGGAGCCCGTCCCCGAGGGCGAGTGGGGTCTGCTCTACACCGCCGGCAGCGGTGTGGCCCGCGGCTATGTGGGGCGTCCCGCGCTCACCGCCGAGCGGTTCGTCCCCGATCCGTTCGTCCCCGGCGAGCGGATGTACAGCATCGGTGACGTGGTCCGGCTGGGGGCCGACGGCGCCCTGGAGTTCCGCGGCCGGGCCGACGACCAGGTCAAGGTCGACGGCTACCGGATCGAGCCCGGTGAGGTCGCGGCCGCCCTGTCGGGACTGCCGGAGCTGAAGGAGGCCGTCGTACTGGCCCGCGACGACGTCATGCCGGGACGGAAGGTCCTCGTCGCGTACGTCGTGCCGGACGAACCCTCCGAGGGGCTGGTGGCGAGGCTGCGGCTCGCCCTGCACCACAAGCTGCCCCGGTACATGCACCCGTCGGTCGTCGTCGTCATGGACGCGTTCCCGCTGACGCTGGGCTCCAAGACGGACCGGCGGGCGCTGCCGGCCCCTGCGCACCTGCCGCGGACCGTGGATACTCCCTACATGACTCCACGCACCCCCGTAGAGGAACTGCTGGCGGACCTGCTGGCCGACGCGCTCGCCCTGCAGGAGGTCGGTGTCGACGACGAGTTCTTCGAGATGGGCGGCAACTCCCTGCTGGCCATGGACGTCCTCGCCCGCGTCCGGACCCTGCTGCACGTGGACCTGCCGGCGGCCGAGTTCTTCGAGGCCGCCACCGTGGCCGGCATGGCGGATCTGATCGAGCGTCACGCCCCGGGCGCCGCGGCCCTGGTGGGGGCCGGCGCCCCGTCGTCCCCCGTGCGGGTGGGCGCGTCCCTTGGCTGA
- a CDS encoding TOPRIM nucleotidyl transferase/hydrolase domain-containing protein: MADMDSFRNAAVAWAAGGSGDPAYELASLLPVRGAVLLEGPSDVAAVEALAAAHGRDLAAEGVCVLSMGGAMNVARFVDRLGPDGLDLRLTGLCDERERGYYARGWLRAGLPPDFFVCEADLEDELIRALGVERVAELIREEGDLRPLQTFLSQPAQQGRSRERQLRRFLGTKKGRKIHYGRVLVEALPPDRVPAPLRDLLDLV, from the coding sequence TTGGCTGACATGGACTCCTTCCGGAACGCGGCCGTGGCGTGGGCGGCGGGTGGCTCCGGCGACCCGGCGTACGAACTGGCCTCGCTGCTGCCCGTCCGGGGAGCGGTCCTGCTGGAGGGGCCGAGCGATGTCGCCGCGGTCGAGGCGCTGGCGGCGGCCCACGGCCGGGACCTGGCGGCGGAGGGGGTCTGTGTGCTGTCGATGGGCGGCGCGATGAACGTGGCCCGCTTCGTCGACCGCCTCGGGCCGGACGGTCTCGACCTGCGTCTGACGGGTCTGTGCGACGAGCGCGAACGCGGCTACTACGCCCGCGGCTGGCTGCGGGCCGGGCTGCCGCCGGACTTCTTCGTGTGCGAGGCGGACCTGGAGGACGAGCTCATCCGCGCCCTGGGCGTGGAACGGGTGGCGGAACTCATCCGCGAGGAGGGCGACCTGCGGCCGCTGCAGACCTTCCTGTCCCAGCCGGCGCAGCAGGGCCGCAGCCGGGAGCGGCAGTTGCGGCGGTTCCTCGGCACCAAGAAGGGCCGCAAGATCCACTACGGCCGGGTGCTGGTCGAGGCGCTGCCGCCCGACCGGGTGCCCGCGCCGCTGCGGGACCTGCTCGACCTCGTCTGA
- a CDS encoding VOC family protein gives MLRGLTTVRFHAADLEAAKRWYTELLGVEPYFERPGYAEFRIGDYQHELGLLDSKFVTDLGRHTDTAGGAVTYWHVDDAEAALNRLLALGATLHEPLREFGDGFVGGSVVDPFGNVLGIMRNRHYLEVLAAR, from the coding sequence ATGCTGCGAGGCCTCACCACCGTCCGCTTCCACGCCGCCGACCTGGAGGCGGCCAAGCGCTGGTACACCGAACTCCTCGGTGTGGAGCCGTACTTCGAGCGCCCCGGGTACGCCGAGTTCCGCATCGGCGACTACCAGCACGAACTCGGGCTGCTGGACAGCAAGTTCGTGACGGACCTGGGCAGGCACACGGACACGGCGGGCGGTGCGGTGACGTACTGGCACGTGGACGACGCCGAGGCGGCCCTGAACCGTCTCCTCGCCCTGGGCGCCACGCTCCACGAGCCCCTCCGCGAGTTCGGCGACGGCTTCGTGGGCGGCTCGGTCGTGGACCCGTTCGGCAACGTCCTCGGGATCATGCGCAACCGGCACTATCTGGAGGTCCTCGCGGCCCGTTGA
- a CDS encoding salicylate synthase: MITLASRHYYETQLPLSEDPLLIAARLADSGLHESYVVYENGGSWAYAGGVRAELTLDRDGARLTQDGLPAAELPWSAEPLKLVSELLSRVEVPYWRAYGWAAFELSYAKDGDRRHLGDQRLMHLIVPRAEVRFGEGHALLRAADQETLDALVTTVLDPARAPGGRPAPLDVYATDGTRYRASVRGAVDDINAGELHKVILSRVVEVPGETDLVATYVAGRRGNNPARSFMLDLGGTEAIGFSPEIVVQVSEDGRVVSQPLAGTRALTEDIVVNESLRADLFGSPKEVYEHAISVKVGADELVDVCVEGSVEVPEFMAVRERGSVQHLASRVAGRLAPGREAWDAFGAVFPAVTASGVPKAAAYDSIRRYETETRGLYSGAVLTVDHSGAMDAALVLRSAYRQGGRTWLRAGAGIVGHSTPEREFEETCEKLDSVARFLVPARPEDGS; the protein is encoded by the coding sequence ATGATCACCCTTGCCTCGCGCCACTACTACGAGACCCAACTGCCGCTGTCCGAGGACCCGTTGCTGATCGCGGCGAGGCTCGCCGACTCAGGGCTGCACGAGTCCTACGTCGTCTACGAGAACGGGGGGAGCTGGGCCTACGCGGGCGGGGTGCGCGCCGAGCTGACCCTCGACCGGGACGGGGCCCGCCTGACGCAGGACGGGCTGCCCGCGGCCGAACTGCCCTGGAGCGCCGAGCCGCTGAAGCTGGTCTCCGAGCTGCTCTCCCGGGTCGAGGTGCCGTACTGGCGCGCCTACGGCTGGGCCGCCTTCGAGCTGTCGTACGCCAAGGACGGCGACCGCCGGCACCTCGGGGACCAGCGGCTGATGCACCTGATCGTGCCGCGCGCCGAGGTGCGCTTCGGCGAGGGCCACGCCCTGCTGCGCGCCGCCGACCAGGAGACCCTCGACGCGCTCGTCACCACCGTCCTCGACCCCGCCCGGGCCCCCGGCGGGCGGCCCGCGCCGCTCGACGTGTACGCCACCGACGGGACCCGCTACCGGGCCTCCGTGCGCGGCGCGGTCGACGACATCAACGCCGGCGAACTGCACAAGGTCATCCTGTCCAGGGTCGTGGAGGTCCCCGGCGAGACCGATCTCGTCGCCACCTACGTCGCCGGGCGGCGCGGGAACAACCCGGCGCGGTCCTTCATGCTCGACCTCGGCGGCACCGAGGCCATCGGGTTCAGCCCGGAGATCGTCGTCCAGGTCTCCGAGGACGGGCGGGTCGTCAGCCAGCCTCTCGCCGGGACCCGGGCCCTCACCGAGGACATCGTCGTCAACGAGAGCCTGCGCGCCGACCTCTTCGGCTCCCCCAAGGAGGTCTACGAGCACGCCATCTCCGTCAAGGTCGGCGCCGACGAGCTGGTCGACGTGTGCGTCGAGGGGTCGGTGGAAGTACCGGAGTTCATGGCGGTGCGCGAGCGCGGAAGCGTCCAGCACCTCGCCTCGCGGGTGGCCGGGCGGCTCGCTCCCGGCCGCGAGGCCTGGGACGCCTTCGGGGCCGTCTTCCCCGCCGTCACCGCCTCCGGGGTGCCCAAGGCGGCGGCCTACGACTCCATCCGCCGCTACGAGACCGAGACGCGCGGGCTCTACAGCGGCGCCGTGCTCACCGTCGACCACTCCGGCGCGATGGACGCGGCCCTGGTGCTGCGCAGCGCCTACCGGCAGGGCGGCCGCACCTGGCTGCGGGCCGGCGCCGGCATCGTCGGACACTCCACGCCCGAGCGGGAGTTCGAGGAGACCTGCGAGAAGCTCGACAGCGTCGCCCGGTTCCTGGTGCCGGCCCGGCCCGAGGACGGGTCATGA
- a CDS encoding ketoacyl-ACP synthase III family protein: MRVPGDVHLTGLASWLPEPVTTQEAVDRGWYAFADREGSGMRAVRVAGEVPAPEMAVRAGRTALRRAAASHGLTADDYGALLHAATYHQGPDGWSAPHYVLRHTLDRPLTATQIGPGCLGMLAALELAAHRLAADPSRDAVLITSADNFSAPVVDRWNSSRLFLLADGAAAAVVSRRGGFARLLAIGSASAPALEELHRAGEQLFPPGITVGRSLNFEDRAAHLRRQWEQGTAAPAVHFGDVVADTVDRVLEEAGSGLEKVARICHTGYARGALHSIYLAPLDIEPALGTWEFTRDIGHVGAADPFLGLEHLWSRGEVGPGDQVVLLAAGPGMEVACAVVEITAGPDGPASSPTPSPTSSEEDHR, translated from the coding sequence ATGAGGGTTCCCGGAGACGTCCATCTGACCGGCCTGGCGAGCTGGCTGCCGGAGCCCGTCACCACCCAGGAGGCCGTGGACCGCGGCTGGTACGCGTTCGCCGACCGCGAGGGCTCCGGCATGCGGGCCGTGCGGGTCGCGGGCGAGGTGCCCGCGCCGGAGATGGCCGTACGGGCCGGGCGGACCGCACTGCGCCGGGCGGCCGCGTCCCACGGGCTCACCGCGGACGACTACGGGGCGCTGCTGCACGCCGCCACCTACCACCAGGGGCCCGACGGGTGGTCCGCGCCGCACTACGTGCTGCGGCACACCCTCGACCGGCCGCTCACCGCCACCCAGATCGGGCCCGGCTGCCTCGGCATGCTCGCCGCGCTGGAACTGGCCGCGCACCGGCTGGCCGCCGACCCGTCCAGGGACGCGGTCCTGATCACCTCCGCCGACAACTTCTCGGCACCCGTCGTCGACCGCTGGAACTCCTCCAGGCTGTTCCTGCTCGCCGACGGCGCGGCGGCCGCCGTGGTCTCCCGGCGCGGCGGGTTCGCCCGGCTGCTGGCGATCGGCTCCGCCTCCGCCCCCGCGCTGGAGGAGCTGCACCGCGCCGGCGAACAGCTCTTCCCGCCCGGCATCACCGTCGGCCGCTCCCTCAACTTCGAGGACCGCGCCGCCCATCTGCGGCGGCAGTGGGAGCAGGGGACCGCCGCGCCCGCCGTGCACTTCGGGGACGTCGTCGCCGACACCGTCGACCGGGTCCTGGAAGAGGCCGGCAGCGGGCTGGAGAAGGTGGCCCGGATCTGTCACACCGGCTACGCCCGGGGCGCCCTGCACAGCATCTACCTCGCCCCGCTGGACATCGAACCCGCGCTCGGAACCTGGGAGTTCACCCGCGACATCGGGCATGTCGGCGCGGCCGACCCGTTCCTCGGCCTGGAGCACCTGTGGAGCCGGGGCGAGGTCGGGCCGGGCGACCAGGTGGTGCTGCTCGCCGCCGGACCCGGCATGGAGGTCGCCTGCGCGGTCGTGGAGATCACCGCCGGACCGGACGGCCCCGCCTCATCACCCACACCGTCACCGACATCGTCCGAGGAGGACCACCGATGA